A genome region from Triticum aestivum cultivar Chinese Spring chromosome 2B, IWGSC CS RefSeq v2.1, whole genome shotgun sequence includes the following:
- the LOC123041638 gene encoding putative non-inhibitory serpin-10: protein MDQCLQVALFAGTDAIARRSNFIFSPLSMRTGLALLATGTNGKTLSQLLAFLGSQDLHLLNAASASLIAEMRAWPQLTFAAGIFADKSFSLRPEFVSAAASAHRASVRSVDFQNQPAAAAAEVNALIAETTRGRIRDLVSPDSFRGDPKIVLANAMHFKATWARKFDPSDTVRRDFHRLDGTSVRVPFLSAPGMQYATSFDDLGFKVLQCFYKMAGRDGKLDPKAPLFSMLIFLPHRRDGLRDLLRLAVTEPDFVMRCAPRLQQVVNPCLLPKFKFSFRFDAMDALRSLGLAAPFDPLAADLSGAVSNMPREGLYVSTVEQMCAVEVDEEGTTAVAAFYAPSNPTYSPCERPPPPPMSFVADHPFLFAIVEYGKGEVLFLGHVVDPSS from the exons ATGGACCAATGCTTGCAGGTCGCTTTGTTCGCCGGCACGGACGCGATCGCCAGGCGGTCCAATTTCATCTTCTCGCCCCTGTCCATGCGGACCGGGCTCGCGCTGCTCGCCACCGGCACCAACGGCAAAACGCTGAGCCAGCTGCTGGCCTTTTTGGGCTCCCAGGACCTCCACCTCCTCAACGCGGCCAGTGCCAGCCTCATCGCCGAGATGCGCGCGTGGCCGCAGCTCACCTTCGCCGCTGGCATCTTCGCGGACAAATCATTCTCGCTGAGGCCGGAGTTcgtgtccgccgccgcctccgcccaccGGGCCTCCGTGAGATCCGTGGACTTTCAGAACCAG ccagcggcagcggcggctgaGGTGAACGCTCTCATCGCAGAGACCACGAGGGGCCGCATCCGCGACCTCGTCTCCCCCGACTCGTTTAGAGGCGACCCCAAGATCGTCCTCGCCAACGCCATGCACTTCAAGGCCACCTGGGCCCGGAAGTTCGACCCGTCGGACACCGTCCGCCGCGACTTCCACCGCCTCGACGGCACGTCCGTGCGGGTGCCGTTCCTCTCCGCCCCCGGGATGCAGTACGCCACCAGCTTCGACGACCTCGGCTTCAAGGTCCTCCAGTGCTTCTACAAGATGGCGGGGCGCGACGGCAAGCTCGACCCCAAGGCGCCGCTCTTCTCCATGCTCATATTCCTCCCGCACCGGCGCGACGGGCTCCGCGACCTCCTGCGGCTGGCGGTCACCGAGCCGGACTTCGTCATGCGCTGCGCTCCCCGGCTCCAGCAGGTGGTCAACCCGTGCCTGCTCCCCAAGTTCAAGTTCTCCTTCCGGTTCGACGCCATGGACGCGCTGCGCAGCCTCGGGCTCGCCGCGCCGTTCGACCCGCTGGCCGCCGACTTGTCGGGGGCGGTGTCGAACATGCCCCGGGAAGGGCTCTACGTGTCGACCGTCGAGCAGATGTGCGCCGTGGAGGTGGACGAGGAAGGCACGACGGCGGTAGCAGCGTTTTACGCACCTTCGAACCCGACCTATAGCCCGTGtgagcgcccgccgccgccgcccatgagCTTCGTGGCGGACCACCCGTTCTTGTTCGCCATCGTCGAGTATGGCAAGGGCGAGGTTTTGTTCCTCGGCCACGTCGTGGACCCTTCCAGTTGA